Proteins encoded by one window of Propionispora hippei DSM 15287:
- a CDS encoding LysE family translocator, with amino-acid sequence MFGMVHYEMFIIAGIILNITPGSDTLYILSRSIAQGRKAGIYSVLGITAGCAVHTLLAALGLSVILAQSALAFMLVKTTGALYLAYLGITTLLAKNSTLVSPTDQVKSTRETFLQGLLTNVLNPKVALFFISFLPQFIDPQNSYGIVPFILLGITFLTTGTLWCLFLVFCSSRVTTLLRQGSKAAARMNKLCGGIYLLLGVKLLMAER; translated from the coding sequence ATGTTTGGTATGGTTCATTATGAAATGTTTATTATTGCCGGCATCATTCTTAATATCACTCCTGGCTCGGATACCCTTTATATTTTAAGCCGGAGTATTGCACAGGGCCGCAAGGCCGGTATTTACTCTGTTCTGGGTATTACTGCAGGCTGCGCTGTCCACACCTTGCTGGCAGCCCTGGGACTGTCTGTTATTCTGGCACAGTCGGCCCTGGCTTTTATGCTTGTCAAAACAACCGGTGCTCTCTATCTTGCCTATTTAGGTATCACCACGCTGCTCGCCAAAAATAGCACACTGGTTTCACCGACTGATCAGGTCAAGTCCACTAGAGAGACCTTCCTGCAGGGACTGCTAACCAATGTACTAAATCCTAAGGTGGCTCTTTTCTTTATCTCTTTTTTGCCGCAGTTTATCGACCCGCAAAACAGCTACGGAATCGTGCCCTTTATTCTCTTAGGAATAACCTTCTTAACCACCGGTACTCTTTGGTGCCTGTTCCTGGTGTTTTGTTCTTCCCGTGTGACAACCTTACTCCGCCAGGGCAGTAAAGCGGCCGCCAGGATGAATAAACTCTGCGGGGGTATTTATTTGTTGCTTGGGGTAAAACTGCTTATGGCTGAGCGGTGA
- a CDS encoding TetR/AcrR family transcriptional regulator, whose protein sequence is MARKKSADLEKTKQTLLEVGLKLFEQNGFNATGIQEIAISAGVPKGSFYNYFASKEDFGVEVIRFYTEASIGRWKHMLAEAEKEDSHKALSTVFLLVTECYKCAEVKKGCLLGNLSAEISEASEECRIALQEAIAEFKELLTERLRTGQLAGKVRKDLSAERLADLIWDCWQGSLLRMKVEKSVEPVANSLQILFQNMLLP, encoded by the coding sequence ATGGCTAGAAAAAAAAGTGCAGATTTAGAAAAAACAAAACAAACATTATTAGAGGTTGGCTTGAAGCTTTTTGAACAAAATGGCTTTAATGCCACAGGCATCCAGGAAATTGCCATATCAGCCGGTGTGCCCAAAGGTTCTTTTTACAATTACTTTGCCAGTAAAGAGGACTTTGGTGTAGAAGTGATTCGTTTTTATACCGAGGCAAGTATCGGGCGGTGGAAACATATGCTGGCAGAGGCAGAAAAGGAGGATTCGCACAAGGCATTAAGCACGGTATTTCTACTGGTCACTGAATGTTATAAATGTGCGGAGGTAAAAAAAGGTTGCTTATTAGGAAACCTTTCTGCTGAAATTAGTGAGGCCAGTGAGGAATGCCGCATAGCCTTACAGGAGGCGATAGCCGAGTTCAAAGAGCTATTAACCGAGCGCTTGCGTACCGGACAACTGGCAGGGAAAGTACGTAAGGATTTGTCAGCCGAGCGGCTGGCCGATTTGATCTGGGACTGTTGGCAGGGGAGCTTGCTGCGAATGAAAGTGGAAAAATCAGTAGAACCTGTTGCTAATAGTTTGCAAATTTTGTTTCAAAATATGTTGTTGCCGTAA
- a CDS encoding HlyD family secretion protein — translation MKFSPRSIGIGLAALMIFLGAGLYYYFHRCDIATDSATIDGHAVMISPKVQGYVKHVYVQDNQLVKAGEVLLEIDPTDYQIRRDHAKAALAAARAALAAAVHNSETTAISAPANEAATSAQVASAQAVWEKSASDRKRMESLFAAGACSQQQWDQAIATEKADRAALEKLRADLKSASTAPTVIAASRNTIEQLQAQITQAESDLAQAESDVANTKVMAPMDGRVIKSNIELGNYVQTGQQVASLVGTDLWVVANFKETQLEHMQPGQLVDIRIDAYPDVVLKGKVDSFQSGTGSRFSLFPAENATGNFVKIVQRVPVKILFDTPPDVQLHLGPGMSVVPTVHTESMDTK, via the coding sequence ATGAAATTCTCTCCCCGGTCTATTGGAATAGGTTTGGCTGCTTTGATGATCTTCCTGGGGGCCGGCCTTTACTACTATTTTCATCGCTGCGACATAGCTACTGACAGTGCGACGATTGACGGCCATGCCGTTATGATAAGTCCTAAAGTACAAGGCTATGTAAAACATGTATATGTTCAAGATAACCAGCTTGTCAAAGCCGGCGAGGTGTTGCTGGAAATTGACCCTACTGATTACCAAATACGCCGTGATCATGCTAAGGCAGCTTTGGCTGCCGCCCGGGCCGCACTGGCGGCAGCGGTTCATAATAGTGAAACAACCGCAATTTCTGCTCCGGCCAATGAAGCTGCTACATCAGCCCAGGTAGCTTCGGCTCAGGCGGTTTGGGAAAAATCAGCCAGTGACAGGAAACGCATGGAAAGCTTATTTGCCGCCGGTGCCTGTTCACAGCAGCAATGGGACCAGGCTATTGCTACCGAAAAAGCGGATCGCGCTGCTTTAGAAAAACTAAGAGCCGATCTAAAATCAGCTTCTACGGCTCCTACTGTAATAGCTGCTTCCCGCAATACTATCGAACAATTGCAGGCGCAGATCACTCAGGCCGAGTCGGACCTGGCTCAGGCGGAAAGTGATGTAGCCAATACGAAAGTCATGGCACCGATGGATGGTCGTGTGATTAAAAGCAATATCGAATTAGGCAACTATGTACAGACAGGTCAACAGGTGGCCTCGCTTGTTGGCACAGACCTGTGGGTAGTAGCCAATTTTAAAGAAACCCAGTTGGAACACATGCAACCCGGCCAATTGGTCGATATCCGCATCGATGCGTATCCTGATGTAGTGTTAAAAGGAAAAGTAGATAGCTTTCAATCCGGTACAGGCTCCCGTTTTTCGCTTTTTCCCGCCGAAAATGCAACAGGAAACTTTGTAAAGATAGTACAGCGTGTACCGGTAAAAATTTTGTTTGATACCCCGCCGGATGTTCAGCTTCATCTTGGCCCGGGCATGTCCGTAGTTCCCACGGTGCATACAGAAAGTATGGACACAAAATGA
- a CDS encoding YbfB/YjiJ family MFS transporter, whose amino-acid sequence MYSLIGGICALSLAMGISRFGFTPIIPLMQRDLGVTKWDVAVMASANYLGYLIGAYLSRKPWVREHLRTWLGAGVVISIILMISMSLTHNHFLWTLLRLGSGFLSAILFVVASVVTLGQGRSDRAGYLYSGVGIGIAFTGIFVPIFDSLGGWETAWLGLAMGGSAFGILAWCTLANMSRSESGEQEKARSSNLFIRDYTWYILLISYGLEGIGYIITATFIVQMIKSMPELSSIANQSWVLIGLAAAPSTYLWARMSQKAGIKASLMLAYGLQALGILLPVIMPNQLSTLVGGALFGGTFMGITSLSITLAHQLKPEAPMQAIGELTTMYALGQIIGPIIAAYLQKNFGMMMPSLFAVVVLLFALLVLMTLRRNKKGGAV is encoded by the coding sequence ATGTACAGCCTTATCGGGGGAATTTGTGCTCTCAGCTTAGCTATGGGAATCTCACGTTTTGGTTTCACGCCCATTATTCCTTTGATGCAAAGAGACCTGGGTGTAACCAAATGGGATGTGGCAGTCATGGCTTCAGCAAACTATCTGGGCTATTTGATTGGCGCTTACCTTTCGCGAAAACCGTGGGTTCGAGAGCATTTGCGGACCTGGTTGGGAGCAGGAGTAGTCATCAGTATTATTTTAATGATCAGTATGTCGCTCACGCACAATCATTTTCTTTGGACTTTGCTGCGGTTGGGTTCCGGCTTTCTGAGCGCTATTTTGTTTGTTGTTGCCTCTGTTGTTACCCTGGGACAAGGACGAAGCGACCGGGCAGGATATCTGTATAGCGGGGTGGGTATTGGCATTGCCTTTACCGGTATATTTGTGCCTATATTTGATAGCCTGGGCGGCTGGGAAACGGCCTGGCTGGGCTTGGCAATGGGAGGGAGTGCATTTGGAATTCTCGCCTGGTGTACGCTGGCGAACATGTCGCGCTCTGAATCGGGAGAGCAGGAAAAGGCACGGAGCAGCAATCTATTTATACGGGATTATACCTGGTACATTCTTCTCATCAGTTACGGACTGGAGGGTATTGGCTATATCATAACCGCCACCTTTATTGTGCAAATGATCAAATCAATGCCAGAACTCAGTTCGATTGCGAACCAAAGCTGGGTGCTTATTGGCTTGGCGGCAGCTCCCTCAACGTATCTTTGGGCGCGGATGTCCCAAAAGGCCGGAATCAAAGCCAGCCTGATGCTGGCTTATGGACTGCAGGCCCTGGGCATACTGCTGCCGGTCATCATGCCCAATCAGCTAAGTACCTTGGTAGGAGGCGCTTTATTTGGCGGAACCTTTATGGGAATAACCAGTCTTTCGATCACGTTGGCGCATCAACTGAAACCGGAAGCACCCATGCAGGCGATTGGAGAATTGACGACCATGTATGCCCTGGGTCAGATTATTGGCCCGATCATAGCCGCGTATTTACAAAAAAACTTTGGGATGATGATGCCCAGCCTGTTTGCCGTTGTGGTTTTATTGTTTGCCTTGCTGGTGTTGATGACATTAAGAAGGAATAAGAAAGGCGGAGCGGTTTAA
- a CDS encoding LysR family transcriptional regulator: MDLDDIKVFRQVALHGSMTQAAETLGYAQSSVTARIRKLEANLKVDLFYRNAKGVQLTPAGQIFLEQGLKINQLMEELYSRLNPTKTPGGLLRIGAMETTAATRLPSLLKKYHSLYDHVELSLQTGPTEYLINQLLHYELDLAFVAAPVNHPEITEMESFNEEMVLVAEKKETSQDIPEIMRNRTILVFRPGCSYRALLERYLLESNAAPLRRFEFGSLEAIIGGVSAGIGISLLPRSVIEDKLQSNILTAYELPAHLRSCPTMLIHRKDVVQTAAMTHFTDLLWSENR, from the coding sequence ATGGATTTAGACGATATAAAAGTATTTCGCCAGGTTGCTTTACATGGATCGATGACCCAGGCAGCAGAAACGCTGGGCTATGCCCAATCCAGTGTTACGGCCCGTATCCGCAAGCTGGAGGCGAACCTGAAGGTAGACTTATTTTACCGTAATGCCAAGGGCGTGCAGCTTACTCCCGCCGGTCAGATATTCCTGGAGCAAGGGCTAAAAATAAACCAACTCATGGAAGAATTATACTCCCGCCTGAATCCAACCAAAACCCCCGGCGGTTTGCTGCGCATCGGCGCTATGGAAACAACGGCCGCCACCCGCCTTCCTTCCCTGCTAAAGAAATACCATTCCTTATATGACCATGTGGAACTGTCACTTCAGACCGGACCCACTGAATACTTAATCAATCAACTCCTGCATTACGAGCTTGACCTTGCTTTTGTCGCAGCGCCTGTCAACCATCCTGAAATCACTGAAATGGAAAGCTTTAATGAAGAGATGGTTCTGGTTGCCGAGAAAAAAGAAACCAGCCAGGATATCCCGGAAATTATGAGGAATAGAACGATCCTGGTTTTCCGCCCCGGCTGCTCTTACCGGGCATTGCTGGAAAGATATTTACTGGAAAGCAACGCTGCGCCTTTAAGACGTTTTGAATTTGGTTCTTTGGAAGCCATTATCGGCGGCGTGTCAGCCGGTATCGGAATATCCTTATTGCCTAGATCGGTTATCGAAGACAAACTTCAATCAAACATATTAACCGCCTATGAGCTGCCGGCTCATCTACGCAGTTGCCCAACGATGCTGATTCACCGAAAAGACGTGGTGCAAACGGCAGCGATGACTCATTTTACCGATTTATTATGGTCTGAAAACCGCTGA
- a CDS encoding ABC transporter permease yields the protein MTWWRIGLRELIRLIKNYPKLIVTMFILPFLYLNLYGILFEKHSVDSIPLIVYDESQTQMSRKLVQAFEDSERFTVVAYVDSQEQIEEYLQRKEADTALLIPANFARDINTGMSTSVLMESNGTNLLITNMVTTVSQEIIDDFSKERAVSLLNTAGFLPGQADGKVSPVELQMRMLYNPLLSYQSYFVFGLMMISLHTTLLICSAGSMLMEYKMGTYKNTGSLHVLTGKLLPFWVAGLCAYSVLLSLAVAIFDLPFRGNALEVLVLGAAFVFAITSLGSFLISFFQSMLSFYQLVISCTVIIFTMSGSTWPLTSMPVGIQCMALIFPFTFLTNNIRNLMLAGHTAHLLRDVMGLVSYGVVTFSLALYRFRKIRLRGT from the coding sequence GTGACCTGGTGGCGGATTGGGCTCCGGGAATTAATTCGTCTTATTAAAAATTATCCTAAATTAATTGTGACCATGTTTATCCTGCCTTTTTTATATCTTAATTTATATGGTATACTCTTTGAAAAACACTCTGTCGATAGCATTCCTCTGATTGTGTATGATGAGAGTCAGACACAAATGAGTCGTAAACTTGTTCAGGCGTTTGAAGACTCAGAGCGATTCACGGTTGTTGCTTATGTGGATTCCCAGGAACAAATAGAAGAGTATCTACAGAGAAAAGAGGCGGATACCGCACTGCTCATACCGGCGAATTTTGCACGGGATATCAATACAGGCATGTCAACTTCAGTGCTTATGGAAAGCAATGGGACTAACCTGCTTATCACCAATATGGTTACAACGGTATCTCAGGAAATTATAGATGATTTTTCTAAAGAAAGAGCAGTTTCTCTATTAAATACTGCCGGATTTTTACCGGGGCAGGCAGACGGCAAAGTATCGCCTGTAGAGTTGCAGATGCGGATGTTGTATAATCCGCTTTTAAGCTATCAAAGCTATTTTGTATTTGGCTTAATGATGATATCGTTACATACGACACTGCTTATTTGTTCCGCCGGCTCAATGCTAATGGAATACAAAATGGGTACATATAAAAACACCGGTTCGCTACATGTTTTAACCGGAAAATTATTACCCTTTTGGGTCGCCGGCCTTTGTGCCTACAGTGTTCTATTGTCGTTGGCGGTTGCTATCTTTGACCTGCCCTTTCGAGGTAATGCTCTGGAAGTATTAGTATTAGGCGCGGCTTTTGTTTTCGCAATCACTTCGTTAGGCAGTTTTTTGATCTCCTTTTTCCAATCAATGTTGAGCTTCTACCAGCTTGTCATATCCTGTACAGTGATCATCTTTACTATGTCCGGGTCTACCTGGCCGCTGACATCCATGCCTGTTGGCATTCAGTGCATGGCCTTGATATTTCCCTTCACTTTCCTGACCAATAACATTCGTAATTTAATGCTCGCCGGTCACACGGCACATCTGCTTCGTGATGTAATGGGGCTAGTTTCTTATGGAGTAGTAACATTTTCGCTGGCATTATATAGATTCCGCAAAATCCGGCTAAGAGGTACATAA
- a CDS encoding iron-containing alcohol dehydrogenase, translated as MQNFQFGNPTEIYFGQGQIDQLAKNIPAGSKVLILYGGGSVKKTGLLTTVKDILKEYQVGEFGGIEPNPTYETLMQAVELIRQEKFDFLLAVGGGSVIDGTKFVAVAVPYAQGDPWELVRDRLPVKNALPFAVVLTLPATGSEMNSGAVITRKALKAKLSFLSKAVFPRFSILDPVYTYTLPERQISNGVVDSFVHVMEQYMTYPVKGKVQDRFSEGLLLTLLEEGPKALQEPKNYAVRANLMWAATLALNGLIGSGVPQDWSTHMIGHEITVLYGLDHAQTLAIVLPSLLEVMQEEKQEKLIQYGERIWNLPKEMPAAEKVAAAIERTRSFFEAMKVKTRLSDYGLGQAVIEPIVANLVAHGMGRLGETGKVTPEAVREILKKSL; from the coding sequence ATGCAGAACTTTCAATTTGGAAATCCAACAGAAATTTATTTTGGTCAGGGACAGATTGACCAATTAGCCAAAAACATTCCTGCGGGAAGTAAAGTGTTAATACTTTATGGCGGCGGCAGTGTGAAAAAAACGGGTCTCCTTACAACGGTAAAGGATATTTTAAAAGAATATCAGGTAGGAGAATTTGGCGGTATTGAACCCAATCCTACCTATGAAACATTGATGCAGGCGGTAGAATTGATCCGTCAGGAGAAATTTGATTTTCTCTTGGCCGTAGGCGGAGGCTCTGTTATTGATGGAACTAAATTCGTTGCGGTAGCTGTACCCTATGCGCAGGGAGATCCCTGGGAACTTGTCCGGGATCGGCTGCCGGTTAAAAACGCCTTGCCGTTTGCCGTTGTACTGACACTGCCTGCCACCGGCTCAGAAATGAATTCTGGTGCGGTCATCACCCGTAAAGCGCTTAAGGCAAAACTTTCATTCCTCAGTAAAGCCGTATTTCCCCGTTTTTCCATACTAGATCCCGTTTATACCTATACCTTACCGGAAAGGCAGATTAGTAACGGAGTCGTAGATTCCTTTGTTCATGTGATGGAGCAGTATATGACCTATCCGGTCAAAGGCAAAGTGCAGGACCGTTTTTCGGAAGGTCTGCTGTTGACTCTACTTGAAGAAGGGCCGAAAGCATTACAGGAACCCAAAAATTATGCTGTGCGTGCCAATTTAATGTGGGCAGCTACGTTGGCTTTAAACGGATTAATCGGTAGCGGAGTTCCTCAAGACTGGTCTACCCATATGATAGGTCATGAAATCACCGTATTATATGGCTTGGATCATGCCCAGACTCTTGCCATTGTACTGCCATCCCTGCTGGAGGTTATGCAAGAAGAAAAACAGGAAAAGTTAATACAATATGGTGAACGGATATGGAATTTACCGAAAGAAATGCCTGCAGCAGAAAAGGTTGCAGCTGCCATTGAACGTACTCGAAGCTTTTTTGAAGCAATGAAGGTGAAAACACGCTTGTCTGACTATGGCTTAGGGCAAGCTGTGATTGAACCCATTGTGGCCAATTTAGTAGCGCACGGAATGGGTAGGCTTGGTGAAACAGGCAAAGTAACGCCGGAGGCTGTGCGGGAAATATTAAAAAAGAGTTTGTAA
- a CDS encoding DHA2 family efflux MFS transporter permease subunit, which produces MMEPSSVKINPYVVSGVVSLAAFIELLDTTIANVALSHIAGSLGAGTEESTWVLTAYIISNAIVMPISGWLSGVMGRKNFFMLCIGGFVFTSFMCGIATSLPMLVLFRLLQGVAGGGLQPVQQAIIRDGFPPEKLGIAFGITGLSMVLAPIIGPTLGGFITDNYSWRWIFLINVPIGIVTLFLVKVLVQGPENTKKVKGTIDYIGLGLIAIGLGALQIVLDKGQQEDWFDSTFIITLACISFVSILLAVYWLLRQKDPIVDLKLLAIPSFSLPGIILFFVGFTLWSATSLLPMMVQEDFGYNATLSGLVLSPSAIFPLFMMPFVGKLVNWIEARYLMSFGLFINAIGMWLTGLVTPQTDYTTFAIARCFQTAGLPFLFVPATTLAFSRIPREKSSNASAIVSLLRNLGGSIGISLATSILVYNRQMEQSNLVQHLTTAAAGYSSLLSAYTRTMQNIGIPAAEASAKAMGQIYQQLLHQASVLAYRDTFNSVAAMLFVLGITALFLPGKKPVYKK; this is translated from the coding sequence ATGATGGAGCCTTCTTCTGTAAAAATAAATCCCTACGTAGTATCGGGTGTTGTTAGCTTAGCCGCCTTTATTGAACTGCTCGACACAACGATTGCCAATGTCGCCCTTTCTCATATAGCGGGTTCACTCGGGGCTGGGACAGAGGAAAGCACCTGGGTCCTGACCGCCTATATCATTTCGAATGCCATCGTCATGCCCATTTCCGGCTGGCTGTCAGGCGTTATGGGACGTAAAAACTTTTTTATGCTCTGCATTGGCGGCTTTGTTTTTACTTCCTTTATGTGCGGCATTGCTACCTCATTACCCATGCTGGTCCTGTTTCGCCTGTTGCAGGGCGTAGCCGGCGGCGGCCTGCAGCCTGTTCAGCAAGCCATTATCCGGGATGGTTTCCCGCCGGAAAAGCTGGGCATAGCCTTCGGCATTACCGGTCTATCCATGGTTCTGGCGCCGATCATCGGACCAACCCTGGGCGGCTTTATTACGGATAATTATAGCTGGCGCTGGATTTTTTTAATCAATGTCCCCATCGGAATAGTAACGCTGTTTTTAGTAAAGGTACTTGTACAGGGACCGGAAAATACAAAAAAAGTAAAAGGCACGATCGATTATATTGGGCTGGGACTAATTGCAATAGGGTTGGGGGCTCTACAAATTGTGCTGGATAAGGGCCAGCAGGAAGATTGGTTTGACAGCACCTTTATTATAACGTTAGCCTGCATCTCCTTTGTAAGTATTCTGCTGGCGGTGTACTGGCTCTTGCGGCAAAAGGACCCGATTGTCGATTTGAAGCTGCTTGCCATCCCCAGTTTTAGTCTGCCTGGTATAATTCTTTTCTTTGTCGGCTTTACTCTATGGAGTGCCACCTCATTACTGCCGATGATGGTACAGGAGGATTTTGGTTATAATGCCACTTTATCGGGGCTTGTTCTCTCGCCAAGCGCTATTTTTCCGCTGTTTATGATGCCCTTTGTAGGGAAACTGGTCAATTGGATTGAAGCCCGCTATCTCATGTCCTTTGGCCTGTTCATCAATGCTATCGGTATGTGGCTGACAGGCTTAGTCACACCGCAAACCGATTATACCACCTTTGCGATTGCCCGGTGCTTTCAGACGGCCGGCCTGCCATTCCTGTTTGTCCCGGCAACCACGCTGGCCTTTTCCAGAATTCCCAGAGAAAAGAGCAGCAACGCTTCCGCTATCGTGTCCTTACTGCGTAATTTGGGTGGCAGTATCGGCATTTCCTTAGCGACAAGCATCCTTGTGTACAACCGGCAAATGGAGCAGTCGAATTTGGTACAACACCTGACAACAGCCGCAGCCGGCTATAGCAGTTTGCTTTCCGCATATACCCGGACCATGCAAAACATAGGCATACCGGCAGCAGAAGCCTCGGCAAAAGCCATGGGGCAGATCTATCAGCAGCTTCTTCACCAGGCCAGCGTACTGGCGTACCGGGACACCTTTAATTCTGTCGCTGCTATGTTATTTGTATTGGGTATTACAGCACTTTTCTTGCCTGGTAAAAAACCGGTATACAAAAAATAA
- a CDS encoding YjfB family protein, with translation MDIAALSVAYSLSQVQTDASIQVLKKVMDTTETNSAEMLDMLVPPSATLGSNVDVSV, from the coding sequence ATGGATATTGCCGCTTTATCAGTTGCCTATTCGCTTAGTCAGGTTCAAACAGACGCGAGTATTCAGGTCCTGAAAAAAGTAATGGATACTACCGAAACAAACAGTGCCGAAATGTTGGACATGCTGGTTCCACCTTCTGCTACGCTGGGAAGCAATGTTGACGTGAGTGTTTAG
- a CDS encoding tautomerase family protein, with product MPYVNIKITKEGATPEQKARLIQGATQLLVEVLGKNPQTTVVVIDEVATDNWGIGGETVTSLRKELEK from the coding sequence ATGCCCTATGTAAATATAAAAATCACTAAAGAAGGGGCTACCCCTGAGCAAAAGGCACGATTAATTCAGGGAGCCACGCAACTGCTGGTAGAGGTGCTGGGGAAAAATCCGCAAACGACCGTTGTCGTAATCGATGAGGTGGCTACGGATAACTGGGGGATTGGCGGAGAAACGGTTACCTCGCTGCGAAAAGAACTTGAAAAATAG
- a CDS encoding nitroreductase family protein, with protein MEFMDVVKTRRSIRKFKAEPVSAEDIEKILEAGRLAPSGSNLQPWRYIIVKDSNIRAQLTKASPVPFFSTAPVIIVCCIDQEVLHSRGTRYRELQEAGAFLGVSMSSEKVEALLKKRGADELAIRANLAFNAAISITHMDLRAVDLGLGTCWIGLYDSVVLKELLDIEDRYHIVNVLLVGYPDQAPAARPRLKREDIIIKEF; from the coding sequence ATGGAATTTATGGATGTAGTAAAAACAAGACGCAGCATACGCAAGTTTAAAGCGGAGCCAGTTTCGGCAGAGGACATTGAGAAGATTTTGGAAGCCGGAAGACTTGCGCCGTCCGGCAGCAATTTGCAGCCTTGGCGTTACATTATTGTGAAGGATTCCAATATTCGTGCCCAATTGACCAAAGCGTCGCCAGTTCCGTTTTTTAGTACGGCACCGGTAATTATTGTGTGCTGCATTGACCAGGAGGTTCTACACTCAAGGGGAACACGTTATCGGGAACTGCAGGAGGCAGGTGCCTTTTTAGGGGTTAGTATGTCCAGTGAGAAGGTAGAGGCACTTTTGAAAAAAAGAGGAGCCGATGAGTTGGCAATTCGGGCGAACTTGGCCTTCAACGCAGCCATATCCATAACGCATATGGATCTGCGCGCCGTAGATTTAGGCCTGGGCACGTGCTGGATTGGTCTATATGACAGTGTTGTTTTGAAAGAACTATTAGACATCGAAGACCGGTACCATATTGTCAATGTATTGCTTGTTGGTTATCCGGACCAGGCGCCGGCAGCCAGACCTCGCTTGAAAAGGGAAGATATTATTATAAAAGAGTTTTAA
- a CDS encoding MarR family winged helix-turn-helix transcriptional regulator, whose amino-acid sequence MEKHMITTPPNPRAQLGKALLEISDDVLDAINHTLKKYHISESKFTLLLLLFDTSTEQPLQPSEIADKLGIRRASVTKQLIWLEEHQLITRTVCLEDQRMVNVSITEKGYRLLDLVLPHYWQACANLTQKLTDEETTRLLALLIKIGL is encoded by the coding sequence ATGGAAAAACATATGATCACAACGCCGCCTAACCCAAGAGCCCAGTTAGGGAAAGCGTTGTTAGAGATATCGGACGATGTTTTGGATGCGATAAATCATACGCTAAAGAAATATCATATTTCCGAAAGCAAATTTACGTTACTCTTGCTATTATTCGATACAAGCACGGAGCAGCCGTTACAGCCTTCGGAAATTGCTGATAAGCTGGGAATTCGGCGGGCATCGGTAACCAAACAGTTAATTTGGCTGGAAGAACATCAATTGATTACCAGAACCGTATGCCTTGAAGATCAAAGAATGGTTAATGTCAGTATAACTGAAAAAGGGTACCGTCTGCTGGATCTCGTTCTCCCACACTATTGGCAGGCTTGCGCCAATCTCACCCAAAAATTAACCGACGAAGAGACCACTCGTTTACTTGCGTTGTTAATAAAAATCGGTCTATGA